The Pseudomonadota bacterium genome window below encodes:
- the pyrR gene encoding bifunctional pyr operon transcriptional regulator/uracil phosphoribosyltransferase PyrR — protein sequence MIEKPVQLLDRKALERTIARIAHEILERNKGSENLCLIGIRTRGVHLANRIRSKIKDIENIELALGILDITMYRDDIFKLKLPEIRKTDIPFDVNNMTIILIDDVMHTGRTTRAAIDALMDMGRPRKIQLAVLVDRGSRELPIHPDYAGIKYNATPEEDILVKLKEVDGKDEVIVMRA from the coding sequence ATGATCGAAAAACCTGTGCAACTCCTTGACCGGAAGGCATTAGAAAGAACTATAGCAAGAATTGCCCATGAAATCCTGGAAAGAAACAAGGGCAGCGAAAACTTGTGTCTCATAGGCATCAGGACAAGAGGGGTCCACCTTGCAAACAGGATTAGAAGTAAGATAAAAGATATCGAAAACATAGAGCTTGCTCTCGGTATCCTCGACATCACGATGTACCGAGATGACATCTTTAAGCTGAAATTACCTGAAATAAGAAAAACCGACATACCATTTGATGTGAATAATATGACCATCATTCTTATAGATGATGTGATGCATACCGGGAGGACCACAAGAGCAGCGATAGATGCCCTCATGGACATGGGAAGACCAAGGAAAATACAGCTTGCTGTCCTTGTTGACAGGGGAAGCAGGGAACTTCCGATACACCCGGATTATGCAGGCATCAAGTACAACGCAACCCCTGAAGAAGACATACTTGTCAAACTCAAAGAAGTTGACGGTAAAGACGAAGTCATAGTTATGAGAGCTTAA
- a CDS encoding amidohydrolase family protein, producing MTKELMKQLLNVSKGIEPPDTVIRNGKIINVFTDEIEEGLAISIKNGWIVSIGNNEKISTPEGTTEVDAEGMYLCPGFIDAHTHLDSILSYSELVPYAVRGGTTTVITETAMVATACGIKATHSFIESTKGYPLRCYFVAAPLTPPFPKMESAVGLSLKEFNGLLKRDDFVGIGEGYWTGILDGDERVLKQASLALSLNKRIDGHSSGARKDKLVQYLLTGITSCHESVTLDEALEKLRLGLYIMIREGFIRKELKELSKLKDFNVDKKRLILVSDLFDPVMLIEDGYVDSVVRRAISYGFSPLDAIKMATINPADYHGLRFLGAIAPLRYADILFLKDVEKVSVEKVMCNGKIVYSEGRFTERIKPSSYPEEMKHTLALQKVNEDDFRIKARPSKNLVRVEELINETISKESLWEAPVKDGFLQNDISDDIAYAAVINRNDKKKMGKGFVKATGIKDGAVATTLIWDTCNVFVIGSNVEDMTKAVNRLIELQGGIVVSRAGEVIFEFPMPVYGLIAVDPIEKLRDKIKLLDQAMKAIGSSIKRPFLTVQTIPFTGLPLLRITDKGLANVKDKQLVPLFAE from the coding sequence ATGACAAAGGAATTAATGAAGCAGTTGCTCAATGTTTCAAAGGGAATTGAACCTCCTGACACTGTTATCCGGAACGGGAAAATTATAAATGTATTTACCGATGAGATAGAGGAAGGGCTTGCTATATCAATTAAAAACGGCTGGATTGTATCTATCGGAAACAATGAAAAAATATCCACACCTGAAGGCACGACAGAAGTAGATGCAGAAGGGATGTATCTCTGCCCTGGATTTATTGATGCCCATACACATCTAGACAGCATTCTCTCGTATAGCGAACTTGTTCCTTATGCGGTCAGAGGAGGTACTACAACTGTAATTACAGAAACGGCAATGGTTGCGACAGCTTGTGGAATAAAAGCTACACATTCCTTTATAGAAAGTACAAAAGGATACCCGCTTCGTTGTTATTTTGTTGCAGCGCCTCTTACTCCTCCTTTTCCAAAAATGGAAAGCGCTGTCGGTCTGAGCCTGAAAGAATTTAACGGGCTTCTCAAGAGAGATGATTTTGTAGGCATAGGCGAGGGTTATTGGACGGGTATATTAGACGGAGACGAGAGAGTATTGAAACAGGCGTCTCTTGCATTGTCTCTTAACAAAAGGATTGACGGTCATTCCTCCGGTGCGCGCAAAGATAAACTTGTCCAGTATCTTCTGACAGGAATAACATCGTGCCATGAATCGGTTACTCTGGATGAGGCTCTCGAAAAACTAAGACTAGGTCTTTATATAATGATAAGGGAAGGTTTTATCAGGAAAGAACTGAAAGAACTTTCAAAGTTGAAGGATTTTAATGTTGATAAAAAAAGATTGATCCTTGTTTCCGACCTTTTTGATCCGGTTATGCTCATTGAGGACGGATATGTTGATTCAGTAGTCAGACGTGCAATTTCATATGGATTTTCCCCTCTTGATGCGATTAAAATGGCAACGATAAATCCGGCAGATTACCATGGTCTCAGATTCCTCGGAGCTATAGCGCCGCTGAGGTATGCGGATATTCTGTTCCTGAAGGATGTGGAAAAGGTATCTGTTGAAAAAGTTATGTGTAACGGTAAGATCGTATATTCTGAGGGCCGTTTTACTGAGAGAATAAAACCGAGCAGTTATCCTGAAGAAATGAAACATACGCTTGCGCTTCAGAAGGTGAATGAAGATGATTTCAGGATAAAGGCAAGACCGTCAAAGAATCTTGTAAGGGTGGAAGAACTTATAAATGAAACAATATCAAAAGAGTCTTTATGGGAAGCCCCGGTAAAGGACGGTTTTCTGCAGAACGATATCTCTGATGATATTGCCTATGCCGCTGTGATAAACCGTAATGACAAAAAAAAGATGGGAAAGGGTTTTGTAAAGGCAACAGGCATTAAAGATGGTGCAGTGGCAACTACGCTTATCTGGGACACATGTAATGTCTTTGTTATAGGCAGCAATGTAGAGGATATGACGAAAGCGGTAAACAGACTCATAGAGCTGCAGGGCGGGATAGTTGTATCCAGGGCAGGAGAAGTTATCTTTGAATTTCCTATGCCTGTTTACGGACTTATAGCGGTTGATCCGATTGAGAAGCTGCGGGACAAAATAAAGCTGCTTGACCAGGCAATGAAGGCGATAGGATCATCGATAAAACGGCCTTTTCTAACTGTCCAGACAATACCTTTTACTGGCCTGCCTCTCTTGAGGATAACGGATAAAGGGCTGGCGAATGTGAAAGACAAGCAATTAGTCCCTCTTTTTGCAGAATAG
- the secF gene encoding protein translocase subunit SecF, translated as MVELLKDTNIDFIGFRKKAFIISLILVLIGCYAFIMVSLGKANLSVDFTGGTNVQIKFANQVDIGMLREALVNGGVGDVQIQQISGTKEFFIKTKLSDTGSEKIQDKISKILSGQLKDNKYEILGSSMVGPGVGRDLKKYAIIAVCLALLGIIIYIAWRFTFISGIAATIATFHDVVVILGVFYILGKEINLLIITALLTIAGYSLQDTVVVFDRIRENMLKMKSKNDFGETINRSINEVLSRTIVTGISTLIVLAVFMIFGGEVLFDFSFALFIGLIVGTYSSIFVASPIVYAWRKKVL; from the coding sequence ATGGTGGAATTACTTAAAGATACCAATATAGATTTTATCGGATTCAGAAAAAAGGCTTTTATAATCTCATTAATTCTTGTATTAATCGGGTGTTATGCCTTTATTATGGTATCCCTCGGAAAAGCTAACTTAAGTGTTGATTTCACCGGCGGTACTAATGTGCAGATAAAATTTGCAAATCAGGTTGATATCGGTATGCTGAGAGAGGCTTTAGTTAATGGTGGGGTTGGTGATGTTCAAATCCAGCAGATAAGCGGGACAAAGGAGTTTTTTATAAAGACAAAACTCTCTGATACAGGGAGCGAAAAAATACAGGATAAAATATCTAAAATATTATCCGGTCAGTTAAAGGATAATAAATATGAGATTCTCGGCAGCAGCATGGTTGGTCCCGGCGTTGGAAGAGATCTAAAAAAATATGCAATCATAGCGGTTTGTCTTGCCTTGCTCGGTATTATTATTTATATTGCATGGCGTTTTACTTTTATATCAGGTATTGCAGCAACTATTGCCACATTTCACGATGTTGTAGTCATACTTGGTGTGTTTTATATACTTGGTAAGGAGATTAATCTCCTTATTATTACTGCGCTCCTTACAATAGCCGGTTATTCTCTCCAGGATACCGTTGTAGTGTTTGACCGTATTCGGGAAAATATGCTGAAAATGAAATCGAAAAACGACTTCGGGGAAACAATCAACAGGAGCATCAATGAGGTTTTGAGCAGGACCATTGTTACCGGTATTAGTACACTGATAGTGTTGGCAGTTTTTATGATTTTTGGTGGTGAAGTACTTTTTGATTTTTCATTTGCATTATTTATAGGTCTTATTGTAGGTACATATTCTTCAATATTTGTTGCCAGTCCCATAGTTTATGCCTGGCGAAAAAAAGTGCTTTAA
- a CDS encoding dihydroorotase produces the protein MKILIKKGRVIDPRNGIDEVLDVYVNGGFIEKIDKHIREKDHDVEIIDADGLIVAPGLIDVHVHLREPGYEYKESIKTGTMAAVKGGFTTVVCMANTNPVNDNKSVTEYIMKQSKAEGACRVFPCGAITKGLKGIELAEIGEMFEAGIIAISDDGKSVRNSELLRKALEYTKLFGIPVISHCEDEDLSKGFVHEGKASIISGIDAVPSIAEEIIVKRDMALAEYVGSPIHLTHLSAKGSVDSVREVKKRFKKVTCDTCPHYFTLTDEETLSFDTNTKVNPPLRSKEDVEAIKEGLRNGSIDIIATDHAPHDFTSKDVEFNIATSGISGLETAFSLSLALVHEGVLDLSGLLRKFTEAPAKAFKLPYGELKPGSAADIIIFDPAARWTVDRNAFISKGKNTPFHGRKLRGKNLLTIVGGKIVYREKTP, from the coding sequence ATGAAAATCCTTATAAAAAAAGGCAGGGTTATCGATCCCAGGAACGGCATAGATGAAGTGTTGGATGTCTATGTAAATGGCGGATTTATTGAGAAGATTGATAAACATATCCGTGAAAAAGATCATGATGTGGAGATTATAGATGCCGACGGCCTCATAGTTGCCCCGGGCCTGATAGATGTTCATGTACATCTGCGTGAGCCCGGCTACGAATACAAGGAATCAATCAAGACAGGTACAATGGCTGCCGTAAAAGGCGGATTTACAACTGTTGTATGCATGGCGAACACAAATCCGGTAAACGACAATAAAAGCGTTACCGAATATATCATGAAACAGTCTAAAGCAGAAGGCGCATGCCGTGTTTTTCCCTGCGGCGCAATAACAAAGGGGCTAAAAGGAATAGAACTTGCCGAGATAGGTGAGATGTTCGAGGCAGGTATTATTGCTATTTCCGATGACGGTAAATCAGTAAGGAATTCCGAATTGCTGCGGAAAGCCCTTGAATATACAAAACTGTTCGGCATTCCTGTAATATCCCACTGTGAAGATGAAGATCTTTCAAAAGGTTTTGTCCATGAAGGGAAGGCTTCAATAATATCGGGTATTGATGCGGTTCCCTCTATTGCAGAAGAAATAATAGTGAAAAGAGATATGGCCTTAGCGGAATATGTCGGTTCACCGATACACCTTACTCATCTTTCGGCAAAGGGAAGTGTGGATTCTGTCAGAGAAGTAAAAAAAAGGTTCAAAAAAGTAACGTGCGATACCTGTCCGCACTATTTCACGTTAACCGATGAAGAAACTCTCAGTTTTGACACGAATACAAAGGTCAACCCTCCGTTGCGGTCAAAAGAGGATGTGGAAGCAATCAAAGAAGGGCTTAGGAACGGATCAATCGATATCATTGCAACAGACCATGCCCCCCATGATTTTACTTCAAAAGATGTGGAGTTCAACATAGCCACTTCAGGGATTTCAGGCCTGGAAACTGCATTTTCACTCTCCCTTGCCCTTGTCCATGAAGGTGTGCTTGACTTATCAGGGCTTTTGAGGAAATTTACGGAAGCCCCGGCAAAGGCATTTAAACTCCCATACGGCGAACTTAAGCCCGGCAGTGCAGCAGATATTATCATTTTTGACCCTGCTGCCCGGTGGACTGTCGATAGAAATGCATTTATTTCTAAAGGTAAGAACACACCTTTTCACGGCCGGAAATTACGCGGGAAAAACCTTCTTACCATTGTCGGCGGAAAAATAGTTTACAGGGAAAAGACACCCTGA
- the serS gene encoding serine--tRNA ligase, whose protein sequence is MIDPKIIREKVEIVQESLKKRGASFDMEKLLKTDEKRRGLIWESEKMKNEKNELSNEIGRLKKSGSIPPDKIDHLKELGRNIENIEQNLRETEKAWDDMIMVIPNIPHNSVPVGTSEEDNTVVRFWGEKPVFDFEPLPHWEIGEKLDILDFKRAAKITGSRFTLYKSFGALLERALINFMLDLHTLEHGYTEVLPPFMVNRETMTGTGQLPKFEEELFKLEGLDYFLIPTAEVPVTNIFNNEILKENALPIKYVAYTPCFRKEAGAHGKDTRGLTRQHQFNKVELVKFSAPETSYDELESLLLDAEDVLKKLNIHYRVSALCTNDLGFSSAKTYDIEVWLPGQNIYREISSCSNFETFQARRAKIRYRKDNGKTEFVHTLNGSGLAVGRTVMAVMENYQTKDGAIIVPEALRPYVHGMLRFP, encoded by the coding sequence ATGATTGACCCGAAGATTATAAGGGAAAAAGTTGAGATTGTTCAGGAAAGTCTTAAGAAAAGAGGCGCTTCTTTTGATATGGAAAAACTTCTCAAAACAGATGAAAAGCGCAGAGGGCTCATATGGGAATCCGAAAAAATGAAAAATGAAAAAAATGAGCTTTCTAATGAAATAGGAAGATTGAAAAAATCCGGTTCTATACCGCCGGACAAGATAGACCACCTGAAAGAGCTTGGAAGGAACATTGAAAATATTGAACAGAACCTGAGAGAAACGGAAAAAGCATGGGACGACATGATTATGGTAATCCCGAATATCCCGCACAACTCGGTACCTGTCGGGACGAGCGAAGAAGATAATACGGTTGTGAGGTTTTGGGGAGAAAAACCTGTCTTTGATTTTGAGCCTTTGCCCCATTGGGAAATAGGCGAGAAGCTTGACATATTGGACTTCAAAAGAGCGGCAAAAATTACCGGCTCAAGATTTACCCTTTATAAATCCTTCGGTGCGCTTCTTGAGCGTGCTCTCATTAATTTTATGCTTGATCTCCATACGCTTGAACACGGGTATACAGAAGTGCTGCCGCCGTTTATGGTAAATAGGGAGACAATGACCGGAACAGGCCAGCTTCCAAAGTTCGAAGAAGAACTCTTTAAGCTTGAAGGGCTCGATTATTTCCTTATCCCGACTGCAGAAGTACCGGTGACAAACATATTCAACAACGAAATCCTGAAGGAAAATGCGTTGCCCATCAAATACGTTGCTTATACACCATGTTTCAGGAAAGAAGCCGGCGCTCACGGCAAGGATACGAGGGGGCTTACCCGCCAGCATCAGTTTAATAAAGTCGAGCTTGTTAAGTTTTCGGCACCTGAAACGTCTTATGATGAACTCGAAAGCCTTCTTCTTGATGCAGAAGATGTATTGAAAAAATTAAACATACACTACAGGGTTTCTGCACTCTGTACAAACGACCTCGGATTTTCCTCTGCAAAAACATACGATATTGAAGTTTGGCTGCCGGGGCAAAACATTTACAGAGAAATATCGTCATGCAGCAACTTTGAAACATTCCAGGCAAGAAGGGCAAAAATCAGATACCGGAAGGATAATGGAAAAACAGAATTTGTCCATACGCTGAACGGCTCAGGACTGGCCGTCGGGAGGACTGTAATGGCTGTAATGGAAAATTACCAGACCAAAGACGGTGCTATTATTGTCCCTGAAGCGCTAAGACCGTATGTGCATGGGATGCTCAGGTTTCCCTGA
- the secD gene encoding protein translocase subunit SecD: MLKSIKLRVFFIVLFLVISIIYCLPNIIEPTGVWKKYLPSDKIHLGLDLKGGMHLLLELDTAKMLENMVDRKFNSLKDNMIRDGIRFLGLDKKENALFITIRAEQKDKLYNLIGKEFTDMKAGATKADGENLTIEFLLSEKELSSIKENAVHQALETIRNRIDQFGVSEPIIVRQGDNQMLVQLPGIKDPQRAMELIGRTAQLEFKLVDEENAARYTGGTPPEGDEVLTMRTKNRETGIATTTQILLKKQSLLTGELLTDARVKIGGEFGGESYVAIEFNSEGARLFDKVTAENVGKRIAIILDNAVYSAPVVKERISGGKASISGSFTMDEAKDLAIVLRAGALPAPVKVVQNITIGPSLGQDSINKGLKATILGSILVIIFMIFYYRMSGIIANIALLLNLIYLLGAFSALKATMTLPGIAGIALTIGMGVDSNVLIFERIREELRLGKTVRAAVDAGYTKAWVAIFDSHITTLITAFVLFIFGTGPIKGFAITLIIGMIINLFTAVFGSKAIFDWIMVKYKPRKLSI; encoded by the coding sequence GTGCTTAAATCGATAAAGCTAAGGGTTTTTTTTATTGTTTTATTTCTTGTAATTTCTATTATTTACTGTCTGCCCAATATCATTGAACCAACAGGTGTATGGAAGAAATACCTCCCCTCGGATAAGATTCATTTGGGGCTTGACCTAAAAGGGGGAATGCATCTACTCCTTGAACTTGATACTGCCAAGATGCTTGAAAACATGGTAGACAGGAAATTTAATTCGTTAAAAGACAATATGATACGCGATGGAATACGCTTTCTGGGACTTGATAAAAAAGAGAATGCGCTTTTTATAACGATACGGGCAGAACAAAAGGATAAGCTTTATAACCTTATAGGGAAAGAATTCACTGATATGAAAGCCGGGGCTACCAAGGCTGACGGAGAGAACCTGACTATTGAATTCCTACTGTCGGAAAAAGAATTGTCCAGTATAAAAGAGAATGCTGTCCATCAGGCACTTGAAACCATACGAAACAGGATTGATCAGTTTGGAGTCTCCGAACCTATTATCGTCCGTCAGGGCGATAACCAGATGCTTGTTCAGTTGCCAGGCATTAAAGACCCTCAAAGGGCCATGGAGCTGATAGGCAGGACTGCCCAGCTTGAGTTTAAACTTGTAGATGAAGAAAATGCAGCAAGGTACACAGGCGGCACACCCCCGGAGGGCGATGAAGTCCTGACAATGAGAACAAAAAACAGAGAAACAGGCATTGCTACCACCACACAGATACTGTTAAAAAAACAGTCTCTCTTGACGGGTGAGTTGCTGACAGATGCAAGGGTAAAGATTGGCGGGGAATTCGGTGGCGAGTCCTATGTTGCTATAGAATTCAATAGTGAAGGCGCAAGATTATTCGATAAGGTAACGGCTGAAAACGTAGGCAAAAGAATAGCCATTATTCTTGATAATGCGGTCTATTCCGCCCCCGTTGTGAAAGAAAGGATATCCGGAGGCAAGGCATCCATCTCAGGCAGTTTTACAATGGATGAGGCAAAAGATCTTGCTATTGTTTTGCGTGCAGGCGCACTTCCGGCGCCGGTAAAGGTTGTTCAGAATATAACTATAGGCCCCAGTCTGGGTCAGGATTCAATAAACAAAGGTCTCAAGGCAACGATTCTTGGCAGTATACTTGTAATTATATTCATGATTTTTTACTATCGTATGTCAGGAATAATTGCAAATATTGCTCTTCTTCTTAATTTGATCTATCTGCTGGGCGCTTTCAGCGCATTAAAAGCAACAATGACTCTCCCAGGTATTGCGGGCATTGCCCTGACTATTGGCATGGGAGTTGATTCAAATGTGCTGATTTTTGAGAGAATAAGGGAGGAACTCCGGTTAGGCAAGACTGTGAGGGCTGCAGTAGATGCAGGCTACACGAAGGCGTGGGTAGCAATCTTCGACTCCCATATTACAACGCTGATCACTGCCTTTGTTCTTTTTATATTCGGCACAGGCCCCATAAAAGGATTTGCAATAACTTTGATTATTGGAATGATTATCAATCTTTTTACTGCCGTATTCGGTTCCAAGGCTATTTTTGACTGGATAATGGTGAAGTATAAACCGCGGAAGTTGAGCATCTGA
- a CDS encoding aspartate carbamoyltransferase catalytic subunit has product MNWTKKDLLGIRELSKEEILLILDTAESFKDISKREVKKVPTLRGKTVITLFYEPSTRTRVSFEIAAKRLSADTINVSANTSSYVKGETLKDTAKNLESMQPDVIVIRHEMPGAPHMLSKIVNSSVINGGDGAHEHPTQALLDMFTMREKKGRIDGLKIAIIGDIAHSRVARSNIFALKNFDTEIICCGPPTMIPPYLEDLGVRVEYNINKAVKNADVIMMLRIQKERGGVSYIPSINEYSTIYGLKQDHVKKAKNDVIIMHPGPMNRGVEITGEVADGPYSVILDQVENGVAVRMAVLFLLTGSEA; this is encoded by the coding sequence ATGAATTGGACAAAAAAAGATCTTCTTGGCATCAGAGAACTTTCAAAAGAGGAAATTCTACTTATCCTTGATACTGCCGAGTCTTTTAAAGACATATCAAAAAGAGAAGTTAAAAAGGTTCCTACACTACGCGGGAAAACAGTAATTACCCTTTTTTATGAGCCGAGCACCCGGACAAGGGTTTCATTCGAGATAGCTGCAAAGCGTCTGAGTGCTGACACAATTAACGTCTCTGCCAATACAAGCAGTTACGTAAAAGGTGAAACCCTGAAAGATACCGCTAAAAATCTTGAATCCATGCAACCTGATGTTATTGTTATCAGACATGAAATGCCCGGCGCACCTCATATGTTATCAAAAATAGTCAATTCTTCCGTCATCAACGGAGGCGACGGCGCCCATGAACACCCCACTCAGGCATTGCTCGACATGTTTACCATGAGAGAAAAAAAGGGCAGGATAGATGGCCTGAAAATTGCCATAATAGGTGATATCGCCCACAGCAGGGTAGCCAGATCAAACATTTTTGCTTTGAAGAACTTTGATACGGAAATAATTTGCTGCGGCCCTCCGACCATGATACCGCCATACCTTGAAGACCTTGGAGTAAGAGTAGAATATAACATAAACAAGGCAGTAAAGAATGCTGATGTAATTATGATGTTACGAATTCAAAAAGAAAGGGGTGGTGTTTCCTACATTCCTTCCATCAATGAATATTCGACCATTTATGGCCTGAAACAGGACCACGTGAAAAAAGCAAAAAATGATGTGATTATCATGCACCCCGGGCCTATGAACAGAGGGGTGGAGATTACCGGTGAAGTGGCTGACGGGCCGTATTCTGTAATACTTGATCAGGTGGAAAATGGCGTTGCAGTGAGGATGGCAGTCCTTTTTCTCCTCACAGGGAGTGAGGCATGA
- a CDS encoding TatD family hydrolase encodes MFIDSHCHLEMDAFEQDRDKVIEKSTEEGLDYILTVGTEEHYFEKVVEIIEKYDNIYGAVGIHPHNSSDYNESTAKIISQYLTHKKIVAHGEIGLDFFRNYSPRESQIQVFKDQLVLAKSLNIPVIIHSRHARDETLSILQDVYNNDALGVIHCYSYDLDTAEKLLDMGFYISIPGTITYANTQKATEVVKYIPMDRLLAETDAPFLTPVPHRGKRNEPYFVKYTIAKLAQIKNKAIEEVALNIRENFVKLFLRRKY; translated from the coding sequence ATGTTTATTGATTCACACTGCCATCTTGAGATGGATGCATTTGAACAGGATAGAGATAAAGTTATAGAGAAAAGCACAGAAGAAGGGCTTGATTATATTCTTACAGTTGGCACTGAGGAACATTATTTTGAGAAGGTAGTAGAGATTATTGAGAAATACGATAACATATACGGCGCTGTCGGCATTCATCCTCATAACAGTAGTGACTACAACGAGTCAACAGCAAAAATCATAAGCCAATATTTAACGCATAAAAAGATCGTTGCCCATGGAGAAATAGGGCTTGATTTTTTCAGGAATTATTCTCCAAGAGAAAGTCAAATTCAGGTCTTCAAAGATCAACTGGTGCTGGCAAAAAGCTTGAATATCCCTGTTATAATCCATTCAAGGCATGCCAGAGATGAAACTCTGAGCATATTGCAGGATGTATATAATAACGATGCATTGGGTGTCATACACTGCTATTCCTATGATCTGGATACTGCAGAAAAACTGCTTGATATGGGATTTTACATTTCCATACCGGGGACGATCACCTATGCCAACACTCAGAAAGCGACAGAGGTTGTAAAGTATATTCCCATGGACAGGCTTCTTGCTGAAACCGATGCCCCTTTTTTGACACCGGTTCCACATAGGGGCAAAAGAAACGAGCCTTATTTTGTAAAATATACAATAGCAAAACTTGCACAGATTAAGAACAAGGCCATTGAAGAAGTTGCATTAAATATACGTGAAAATTTTGTGAAGCTTTTTTTAAGGAGAAAATATTGA
- a CDS encoding cysteine hydrolase has product MKPAIIIVDMLEGNYGSTRKGDKEEEKIVHPVKVFLKECRSISIPVVFACDSFLKDDFIFRGRMKPHAIRGTNGTQPLSDLEPQSTDIVLEKRRFSAFFKTDLDQTLRTMGIDTVAIGGINTHFCVLATAFDAVCNDFYTIILEDMSAAFKKEIHNNFLDAYRNSAIYPLFRVMTSGEFLNEFNLHKEE; this is encoded by the coding sequence TTGAAACCAGCGATTATTATCGTCGACATGCTTGAGGGCAACTACGGCAGTACAAGAAAAGGTGACAAAGAAGAAGAAAAGATCGTTCATCCTGTAAAGGTCTTTCTAAAGGAATGCAGGAGTATTTCTATACCCGTCGTTTTTGCATGCGATAGTTTTTTGAAGGATGATTTTATTTTCAGAGGTAGAATGAAACCACATGCCATCAGAGGGACAAACGGTACTCAGCCTTTGTCAGACCTTGAACCGCAGAGTACAGACATAGTGCTTGAAAAAAGGAGATTCAGCGCTTTTTTCAAGACTGATCTGGATCAGACATTGCGTACAATGGGTATTGATACTGTCGCCATCGGCGGCATTAATACTCATTTTTGTGTACTTGCAACAGCTTTTGATGCCGTCTGCAATGATTTTTACACAATAATACTTGAAGATATGAGTGCTGCATTCAAAAAAGAAATTCACAACAATTTCCTTGATGCCTATAGAAACTCTGCCATATACCCGCTTTTCAGGGTAATGACCTCCGGAGAATTTTTAAATGAATTTAATTTGCACAAAGAAGAATAA
- a CDS encoding ferredoxin family protein — protein MRPYIEKQLCSSCGECIDTCPYEVFSLNDNGDPMVRTPEDCIECTSCIDQCPKKAIYMDD, from the coding sequence GTGAGACCATACATTGAGAAACAGTTGTGCAGCAGCTGCGGAGAATGTATTGATACCTGTCCCTATGAAGTATTCTCGTTAAATGATAATGGAGATCCGATGGTGAGGACACCAGAAGACTGTATTGAATGCACATCCTGTATTGACCAATGTCCGAAAAAAGCAATTTATATGGATGACTAA
- a CDS encoding GerMN domain-containing protein has protein sequence MYHKPDIHDIPKWFTNKKLVIIFAAAILIIAFLTVYSYLNRPEPMKGAPSVIMDSLYIFVPKDGVKLVQGVLQVKSGISERQKADELINELKKQKCIPEKLTLYDFATDDDGVMYLNFSNEILNDKNSLQEINMTYAIVNTFIYNFKNINKVQLLVEGRPTETINGVIYTYKPIEFKKDLMED, from the coding sequence ATGTATCATAAACCCGACATCCATGATATTCCCAAATGGTTTACAAACAAGAAGCTGGTTATTATTTTTGCTGCTGCTATTTTAATTATAGCTTTTCTGACAGTTTACAGTTATTTGAACCGCCCTGAACCGATGAAAGGTGCACCTTCTGTTATAATGGACAGCCTTTATATATTTGTCCCGAAGGATGGGGTTAAGTTAGTACAGGGCGTATTACAGGTTAAATCGGGTATATCGGAAAGGCAAAAGGCTGATGAATTAATCAATGAACTGAAGAAACAGAAATGCATTCCCGAAAAATTAACGCTTTACGATTTTGCAACAGACGATGATGGGGTCATGTACTTAAACTTCTCAAATGAAATCCTGAATGATAAGAATTCGTTGCAAGAGATAAACATGACCTATGCTATTGTAAACACATTCATATACAACTTCAAAAATATCAATAAAGTTCAGTTGCTTGTTGAAGGACGCCCAACTGAAACCATAAACGGTGTTATATATACTTATAAGCCGATTGAGTTTAAAAAGGATTTAATGGAGGATTAA